In one window of Kosmotoga pacifica DNA:
- the arcC gene encoding carbamate kinase, producing the protein MKKIVVAIGGNALNKPGEKPTAEVMKTNLLGTVKHLADLVEDGFDLVITHGNGPQVGNLLVQQEIAKDTLPPFPIDVNDAMTQGSIGYLITQTLSNELKRRELRVPVSCVLTQIIVDRDDPGFKNPTKPVGPFYDEETAKSLQESKGWVMKEDAGRGWRRVVPSPMPLDVVEIESIKALLEANNVLVAAGGGGIPVVVNDAGELEGVEAVIDKDRASSLLARLIGAEMFVILTAVDHAYVNFGKSNQQALKELSVKDAKRLMEEGHFAHGSMYPKIEAAVNFVEKTGHRAIITSLEGVERALDGSFGTQIVP; encoded by the coding sequence ATGAAAAAAATAGTGGTGGCGATTGGAGGTAACGCCCTGAACAAACCTGGTGAAAAGCCAACAGCTGAGGTAATGAAAACCAATCTCCTTGGAACGGTGAAACACCTTGCGGACCTCGTTGAAGATGGTTTTGATCTCGTAATAACTCATGGGAACGGACCGCAGGTGGGTAATCTTCTGGTGCAGCAAGAGATAGCAAAAGACACTTTGCCCCCTTTCCCAATAGATGTGAACGACGCTATGACACAGGGATCCATCGGTTACCTTATTACTCAAACATTGTCGAATGAATTGAAGAGAAGGGAACTGAGGGTACCGGTGAGCTGCGTGTTGACTCAGATAATCGTGGATAGGGATGATCCTGGTTTCAAAAACCCCACAAAACCTGTGGGCCCCTTTTATGATGAAGAAACGGCGAAGAGTCTTCAGGAGAGTAAAGGCTGGGTTATGAAAGAAGACGCAGGTAGGGGATGGAGGAGAGTAGTCCCATCTCCAATGCCGTTGGATGTAGTCGAGATTGAATCAATTAAAGCGCTTCTGGAAGCCAACAATGTACTGGTGGCTGCCGGTGGCGGAGGCATACCTGTGGTCGTAAACGATGCTGGAGAGCTGGAAGGTGTGGAAGCTGTTATAGATAAGGATAGAGCTTCTTCTTTGCTTGCACGATTGATCGGTGCAGAGATGTTCGTGATACTGACAGCAGTGGACCATGCCTATGTGAATTTTGGGAAATCTAATCAACAAGCTCTCAAAGAATTGAGTGTAAAAGATGCCAAACGATTGATGGAAGAAGGTCATTTTGCTCATGGAAGTATGTATCCCAAGATCGAAGCTGCCGTCAATTTTGTCGAAAAAACTGGCCACAGAGCTATAATCACCTCCCTGGAAGGTGTTGAAAGGGCTCTTGATGGTTCCTTTGGTACTCAGATAGTACCATAA
- a CDS encoding AI-2E family transporter — translation MSRTGKWILSYFFFYITSLFIFPMTSRVITLSVILGMIMVAPARMVKKSSSKRLLTTFTLIGIVVVFVYLLYTAIPIIINGVKSFQSGLGTLDIEAFSSKFREPFGTFIEDLFGKAGSMLGDILLQVSLYISKSIASWITFGVLLIVASAVLTIKSRRFLERRTVETFFPRCERKEVVNFFEGVYRDFQGYITGQLIVAVTIGTVIGLGAFVFGIKQSLFLGLLAGITNLIPFVGVIITAIPLLVMGYTSYENPVIGIIVSISLLVVANQLEMWVLSPRIMSKRLKLNWFIILLSMIASSELFGAFGIVLAIPVVIFVKRYWKTFVVREGHNNGDI, via the coding sequence ATGAGCAGAACGGGAAAGTGGATTCTCAGTTATTTCTTTTTTTACATAACTTCACTATTCATCTTTCCTATGACATCGAGAGTCATAACTCTCAGTGTTATACTTGGAATGATCATGGTTGCACCTGCTAGAATGGTGAAAAAGAGTAGTTCAAAGAGATTACTCACTACCTTTACACTGATTGGAATAGTGGTCGTTTTTGTATACCTCCTGTACACTGCGATTCCGATAATAATTAACGGAGTGAAGAGTTTTCAGTCCGGTCTCGGAACTCTCGATATCGAAGCTTTTTCGTCCAAATTTAGGGAACCCTTTGGAACGTTTATCGAGGATCTGTTCGGGAAAGCAGGTTCTATGCTCGGTGATATTTTACTTCAGGTAAGTCTTTATATCAGTAAAAGCATAGCTTCATGGATCACTTTTGGAGTACTATTAATTGTAGCATCCGCTGTTTTAACCATCAAATCTAGACGTTTTCTCGAGCGAAGGACGGTTGAAACCTTTTTTCCGAGATGTGAAAGAAAAGAGGTTGTGAATTTTTTTGAGGGTGTATACAGAGATTTTCAGGGTTATATTACAGGTCAATTGATCGTGGCAGTGACCATAGGTACTGTCATCGGTTTGGGAGCATTCGTTTTTGGAATAAAGCAGTCACTTTTTCTGGGCCTTCTTGCGGGGATTACTAACCTTATTCCCTTTGTAGGAGTAATCATTACTGCGATTCCTCTTCTGGTAATGGGATATACTAGCTACGAAAATCCCGTAATTGGTATCATCGTATCCATATCGCTCCTCGTTGTGGCCAATCAGCTGGAAATGTGGGTTCTTTCTCCGAGAATAATGTCAAAAAGGTTGAAGTTGAACTGGTTCATAATACTTCTTTCAATGATTGCCTCTAGCGAGCTCTTTGGAGCGTTTGGAATTGTTCTGGCCATTCCCGTGGTAATATTTGTGAAGCGTTATTGGAAAACATTCGTGGTTAGGGAGGGACATAATAATGGGGATATATGA
- a CDS encoding TetR/AcrR family transcriptional regulator produces MRGEVTRKKIMEAAIKVISQETIEGLSTRKVSGEADVNLAAIHYHHRSKEGMLIDLSRYVINNYLLPKIDALFGKGLEPRDFISSIFNIINELSKEREDVLITLIYLWLYGKKNKRIREIMRSFKSQIEERMKEELLKHMSKSRTSRVIFRLSYFIFGYTLELVISGETITEKEIADIAKRIL; encoded by the coding sequence ATGCGCGGTGAAGTAACAAGGAAGAAAATCATGGAAGCTGCCATTAAAGTTATCTCTCAAGAAACGATCGAAGGACTCAGCACCAGAAAAGTATCGGGTGAAGCGGATGTAAATCTCGCAGCAATTCACTACCATCATAGATCTAAAGAAGGTATGTTAATCGATCTTTCGAGATATGTGATCAACAATTATTTACTTCCAAAAATCGACGCGCTTTTCGGTAAAGGCCTTGAACCGCGGGATTTCATAAGTTCTATATTCAACATCATAAATGAACTGAGTAAAGAACGCGAAGATGTTCTGATTACCCTCATTTATCTGTGGTTGTATGGCAAGAAGAACAAAAGGATTAGGGAAATAATGCGTTCTTTTAAATCACAAATCGAGGAAAGAATGAAGGAAGAGCTGCTTAAACACATGTCAAAGTCAAGGACTTCGCGGGTAATCTTTAGGCTTTCTTATTTCATCTTCGGATATACACTCGAACTCGTGATAAGTGGTGAAACCATTACCGAAAAGGAAATAGCCGATATCGCAAAAAGAATTCTCTGA
- the argF gene encoding ornithine carbamoyltransferase, with the protein MAVNLKGKSFLTLLDFTTDEIRYLIDIAKQVKAEKRTGIITQRFLGKTLAIIFEKRSTRTRTAFETAFGEEGGHPVFLSKDDIHLGVKEDLEDTARVLGRMFDAIAFRGFKQETAETLAKWSGIPVYNGLTDLYHPTQILADFMTIEEHFGSLRGRKLVYMGDSRNNVANSLMIGSAKMGLHYVACGPKELWPSEELVSECKRIADNTGAIIEITDDPKIAVKDADAIYTDVWASMGEEEKLKERIALLRPYQVNQELMDSTGRKDTIFLHCLPAVKGNEVTRDVIEGPQSRVFEEAENRKHTIKAVMIATLL; encoded by the coding sequence ATGGCGGTAAACCTGAAAGGTAAAAGCTTTTTGACCCTTCTCGATTTCACAACTGATGAGATCAGGTACCTGATTGATATCGCTAAACAGGTAAAGGCAGAAAAAAGAACGGGAATCATAACTCAAAGGTTTTTGGGGAAAACTCTTGCGATTATCTTTGAGAAGAGATCAACCAGAACAAGGACAGCCTTTGAAACAGCCTTTGGCGAGGAAGGCGGACATCCAGTGTTTCTCTCTAAGGATGACATTCATCTAGGGGTTAAGGAAGATCTGGAAGATACCGCGAGAGTGCTCGGCAGAATGTTCGATGCAATAGCTTTCAGAGGTTTTAAGCAAGAAACGGCGGAGACACTTGCAAAATGGTCTGGAATACCTGTCTACAATGGTCTGACGGATCTTTATCATCCAACCCAGATCCTTGCAGATTTCATGACTATCGAAGAACACTTCGGTTCTTTGAGAGGCAGAAAGCTCGTTTATATGGGAGATTCGAGAAACAATGTTGCCAATTCCTTGATGATAGGCTCCGCAAAAATGGGATTGCATTATGTAGCTTGTGGCCCAAAAGAGCTCTGGCCATCAGAAGAGCTTGTGAGTGAATGTAAAAGAATTGCTGATAATACAGGTGCCATCATCGAAATAACCGATGACCCAAAAATTGCTGTAAAAGATGCGGATGCAATTTATACAGATGTCTGGGCTTCGATGGGAGAAGAGGAAAAACTCAAGGAAAGGATAGCTTTATTACGTCCATATCAGGTAAATCAGGAGCTTATGGATTCGACTGGTAGAAAGGACACAATCTTCCTGCACTGTCTACCGGCTGTCAAAGGTAACGAAGTTACTCGTGATGTTATCGAAGGTCCACAGTCCAGAGTCTTCGAAGAAGCTGAGAACAGAAAGCATACGATTAAAGCCGTCATGATAGCAACGCTTTTGTGA
- the rlmD gene encoding 23S rRNA (uracil(1939)-C(5))-methyltransferase RlmD, protein MEQKLLVEKLVAGGVSLARNDDGKVIFLTGGYPGELIRARRLNTKRDFELWEPVEILKESPFRRRKLCGSFPSCGGCDWQDLEYQEQLKWKKIIVEEQFRRIAKIEVVIPDVVPSREKHYRNKMEYVAFHSSGELNLGLKRKASDRPVQLDGCVLGNVPFEDLRKRFQRLLNEHSVKPYNTKTKTGNLKHVILRKSSRDEIMAILITKKSEFLELRPIEKRIKSEIPQVNSLIHVHNSRDDVNLRGPYRVLYGEPVLTEEIDGILYQIPPTSFFQVNTWIARKILHYVSGVLSERKHSNLLDLFSGVGLFSLYLAESFESVLAVENSAVSVKAFESNARINQLENVRVLKENVASFLKKAHGKYDVVFIDPPRSGVGKPITMITRLKPSILVYISCNPTTLARDISYLMRSGFRIEDIRAFDMFPQTHHLETIVILKHPLSL, encoded by the coding sequence ATGGAACAGAAATTACTCGTTGAAAAGCTTGTGGCCGGGGGAGTTTCCCTGGCGAGGAACGACGACGGAAAAGTTATTTTCCTAACAGGAGGTTATCCTGGAGAATTAATAAGAGCAAGAAGACTCAATACAAAAAGAGACTTCGAACTCTGGGAACCTGTTGAAATTTTAAAGGAATCTCCTTTCAGAAGGAGAAAGTTGTGTGGTAGCTTTCCTAGCTGTGGCGGATGCGATTGGCAGGATCTTGAGTATCAGGAGCAATTGAAATGGAAAAAGATAATAGTCGAGGAACAGTTCAGACGCATTGCAAAAATCGAGGTCGTGATACCCGATGTGGTTCCCTCTCGTGAAAAACATTATAGAAACAAAATGGAGTATGTTGCATTTCACTCTTCCGGAGAACTCAATCTGGGATTGAAAAGGAAAGCTTCCGATAGACCTGTTCAACTTGATGGCTGTGTACTCGGCAACGTACCATTTGAAGATCTGAGGAAGCGATTCCAGAGATTATTAAACGAGCACTCTGTAAAGCCTTACAACACTAAAACAAAAACTGGAAATCTGAAACACGTGATATTGAGGAAAAGCAGTCGGGACGAAATCATGGCCATCCTGATAACGAAAAAAAGCGAGTTCCTGGAACTTCGACCAATTGAAAAGCGTATAAAAAGCGAGATTCCACAGGTGAATTCACTTATACACGTCCACAATAGTAGAGACGATGTAAACCTTAGAGGCCCCTATAGGGTGCTCTATGGCGAACCGGTGCTTACGGAAGAAATCGACGGTATACTTTATCAGATTCCACCGACTTCTTTTTTTCAGGTTAATACCTGGATTGCGAGAAAGATACTGCATTACGTTAGTGGGGTACTTTCAGAGAGAAAACATTCAAACTTACTCGACCTGTTTTCGGGTGTAGGCCTATTCTCTCTTTATCTGGCTGAATCATTCGAGAGTGTCCTTGCTGTAGAAAATTCCGCTGTTTCTGTAAAAGCCTTTGAATCAAATGCTCGGATCAATCAACTCGAAAATGTGAGAGTTTTGAAAGAAAATGTTGCGAGTTTTCTCAAAAAAGCCCATGGAAAGTATGATGTTGTCTTCATCGATCCTCCCCGAAGTGGCGTTGGTAAACCTATAACAATGATTACCAGGCTAAAACCCTCGATACTTGTTTATATCTCCTGTAACCCAACGACACTCGCCCGGGATATCAGCTATCTTATGAGATCTGGTTTCCGCATTGAAGATATAAGGGCTTTCGACATGTTCCCGCAGACTCATCATCTCGAAACAATCGTGATTCTCAAACACCCACTGAGCTTATAA
- a CDS encoding inositol monophosphatase family protein — protein sequence MSKQRFSFAMQLIKDIGKELKFKQNIDRIISYKSSELDIVTQFDLEIQQKFVKEIKAKFSSDVVLAEEEGLSDVEPTSATWVLDPIDGTANFAHRLPLYCISLAFYERTEPVFGLIYLPETGDLYGAYKGEGAFLNSSRIRVSNRDEISESLVTVGTTTLRSVELLNLLHTNVRRMRVLGTAALQAAFVAAGFSEAFIGYRLNIWDIAAAYIILKEAGGRVTDWNGKDIGPWNTEKMIFSNGHMLRELCSLISSVGV from the coding sequence ATGTCAAAACAGAGATTCAGTTTTGCCATGCAACTGATCAAAGATATTGGCAAAGAGTTAAAGTTCAAGCAGAATATAGATAGGATTATAAGTTATAAGAGCAGCGAACTCGATATCGTTACTCAATTTGATCTCGAAATTCAGCAGAAGTTCGTCAAAGAAATCAAAGCAAAATTCAGCAGCGATGTTGTCCTGGCAGAAGAAGAAGGGTTATCCGACGTAGAACCAACAAGCGCCACTTGGGTTCTCGACCCGATAGACGGTACAGCGAACTTTGCCCATAGACTGCCTCTTTATTGCATATCTCTGGCTTTTTACGAAAGGACCGAACCAGTATTCGGGTTGATCTACTTACCCGAAACAGGCGACCTTTACGGCGCATACAAAGGGGAGGGAGCCTTTCTTAATAGCTCCAGAATAAGGGTTTCAAACAGAGATGAAATTTCAGAAAGCCTTGTAACCGTCGGAACTACCACTCTGCGTTCCGTAGAACTGTTGAATTTGCTTCATACTAATGTCAGACGTATGAGGGTTCTTGGAACAGCGGCATTACAAGCCGCCTTTGTTGCCGCTGGTTTTTCTGAGGCTTTTATAGGTTATAGGTTGAATATCTGGGACATTGCTGCTGCCTATATCATATTGAAGGAAGCCGGCGGAAGGGTAACAGACTGGAATGGAAAGGATATCGGACCCTGGAATACTGAAAAAATGATTTTTTCCAACGGACATATGCTAAGAGAATTATGTAGCCTTATAAGCTCAGTGGGTGTTTGA
- a CDS encoding ParA family protein: MPVIAITNHKGGVGKTTLTYSLAYEYALGGYKVLLVDLDPSGNLTIAMDQDPYEDGEVNLASIISEGESFDADLLKKSVNKGFATIDILPSNDELYRVESMGNGIQSLFSLKDYLKETGLGDFYDFILIDTPPNLGILTNIALVTADFFLVPVSPGKYALKGLDRMFRVAQMVKKRINRNLEFLGIVINNFRKHEQPSRALEKSVMDLYGEAYITPPIRRTVDVQKSEIISEPIQLAFPSSPAVRDLKRLSLEVLKRVQK; the protein is encoded by the coding sequence TTGCCCGTCATTGCAATCACAAACCATAAAGGTGGAGTCGGTAAAACCACGCTAACGTACAGTTTGGCGTACGAATATGCTCTGGGTGGATACAAGGTTCTATTGGTTGATCTGGATCCGTCTGGAAATCTTACCATAGCTATGGATCAGGATCCTTATGAAGATGGTGAGGTAAATCTAGCAAGTATTATTTCTGAAGGTGAAAGCTTCGATGCTGACCTTCTAAAAAAGTCTGTCAACAAAGGATTTGCCACTATTGATATACTTCCATCCAACGATGAGCTTTACAGGGTTGAATCCATGGGGAATGGCATACAGAGCCTGTTCTCTTTGAAAGACTACCTTAAAGAAACAGGATTGGGAGATTTCTATGACTTCATTTTAATAGATACTCCTCCCAATCTCGGGATTCTGACTAATATCGCGCTTGTTACCGCCGATTTCTTTCTGGTTCCTGTTAGCCCGGGGAAATACGCCTTAAAAGGGCTGGATAGAATGTTCAGAGTAGCCCAAATGGTTAAAAAGCGAATCAATCGGAACCTCGAGTTTCTTGGAATAGTGATCAACAATTTCCGCAAGCACGAACAACCTTCACGTGCCCTGGAAAAGTCTGTTATGGACTTATACGGGGAGGCATACATTACTCCTCCCATCAGGAGGACAGTGGACGTTCAAAAATCCGAGATAATCAGTGAACCCATACAGCTGGCTTTTCCAAGCTCTCCAGCTGTGAGGGATCTAAAGAGACTCTCACTGGAGGTGCTAAAGCGTGTCCAGAAATAG
- the argS gene encoding arginine--tRNA ligase has product MLRHLVEKLVRESIERLEIEEIPPFKVEIPDVKFGDYSTNAAFLLAKYLKKNPREIAVELSAEIKKDISVKNVTVAGPGFINIELADEIYLKSVEELDRNRGFWKLEPEIAVQFEFGSANPTGPFTIGHGRQLVYGDVLCRIFSARGYRVQREMYINDAGRQIRLLGRSLWVRYNQLFGMEVSLPEDGYQGEYLIEIAKEIQSEFNDRFVGIWDEEVHEFFSNFALNKMLDSMKETLNKLDVKFDSQFSEKSLVADGTVDRVLKILKNRDLLYEKDGALWFKVSRFVDDKDKVVVRSDGTHTYFLTDIAYHLNKYERGFQRAFDIWGSDHMGHIPRMKAALVALGVPEDFLQVIIHQYVNIKQGGEVVKMSTRKGTFSTLDELLEAAGVDATRYFFAMFDPDTHMLFDLDLAKKKSNENPVFYVQYAHARISSIFRTAMDKGITMKEIPLNYEFAIEEKNLIKLVFDFPAILDSIIEDFKVNRLTNYLETLAATFHAFYNKHLVVDPENPGRSSLRLKLCEITRNIIADGLQLLGVSAPESM; this is encoded by the coding sequence ATGCTTCGACATTTGGTTGAGAAACTCGTAAGAGAATCGATTGAAAGACTCGAGATTGAAGAAATCCCTCCGTTCAAAGTGGAAATTCCTGATGTGAAATTCGGAGATTATTCCACAAACGCTGCTTTTCTATTGGCAAAATACCTCAAGAAGAACCCTCGCGAAATAGCTGTGGAGCTTTCCGCCGAAATAAAGAAAGATATCAGCGTCAAAAATGTCACGGTTGCTGGTCCAGGTTTTATAAATATAGAACTTGCTGATGAAATTTACCTCAAAAGTGTTGAGGAACTCGATAGAAACAGGGGGTTCTGGAAGCTGGAACCTGAAATCGCTGTTCAATTCGAATTTGGAAGTGCGAACCCGACTGGACCCTTTACTATAGGGCACGGGAGACAACTCGTCTATGGTGATGTGCTTTGCAGAATATTTTCAGCCAGAGGATATCGGGTTCAGAGAGAGATGTACATCAACGATGCGGGAAGGCAGATACGGCTTCTGGGACGTTCACTCTGGGTCAGGTACAATCAACTCTTTGGAATGGAAGTTTCATTACCTGAAGATGGTTATCAGGGCGAATACCTGATAGAAATCGCGAAAGAAATTCAAAGTGAATTTAATGATAGATTTGTGGGGATCTGGGATGAAGAAGTCCATGAATTCTTTTCCAATTTCGCATTAAACAAAATGCTTGATAGCATGAAAGAAACGCTAAATAAACTGGATGTCAAATTCGATAGCCAATTCAGCGAAAAAAGCCTTGTCGCTGACGGTACAGTGGATAGAGTACTTAAAATCCTGAAAAACAGAGATCTCCTATACGAAAAAGACGGAGCATTGTGGTTCAAAGTTTCTCGTTTCGTCGATGATAAAGACAAGGTCGTTGTTCGTTCAGACGGAACGCACACTTACTTTCTTACCGATATTGCTTACCACCTAAATAAATATGAAAGGGGATTCCAAAGAGCCTTCGATATATGGGGTTCTGATCACATGGGTCACATTCCCAGAATGAAAGCTGCACTCGTTGCCCTCGGTGTTCCTGAAGATTTTCTTCAGGTCATAATACACCAGTACGTGAACATCAAACAGGGTGGTGAAGTGGTGAAAATGTCAACTAGAAAAGGGACGTTCTCGACTCTCGACGAATTACTCGAAGCTGCGGGTGTCGATGCCACCAGATACTTCTTTGCGATGTTTGATCCGGATACACACATGCTCTTTGATCTCGATCTTGCAAAGAAAAAGAGCAACGAAAATCCCGTGTTTTACGTTCAATATGCTCATGCAAGGATAAGTAGCATTTTCAGGACAGCCATGGATAAGGGAATTACTATGAAAGAGATTCCGTTAAATTACGAATTTGCAATTGAGGAAAAGAATCTTATCAAATTGGTTTTTGACTTTCCAGCGATCCTCGATTCTATCATTGAGGATTTCAAAGTAAACAGACTGACAAATTATCTGGAAACTCTAGCGGCGACATTCCACGCTTTCTACAATAAGCATCTCGTTGTTGATCCTGAGAATCCGGGCAGATCTTCACTGAGGCTAAAGCTATGTGAGATAACCCGAAACATCATTGCAGATGGCCTGCAACTTCTTGGTGTCAGTGCGCCGGAATCCATGTGA